A stretch of DNA from Rhizobium sp. N324:
CGTGAAGCCTGACCAGATCGACATGCGCTGGATGGGCGCGATCGTCAGCCGCAATGCCGAAGTCGAGGAGACGGGGCTTGGGGCGGGCGTCCTCAACCAGCCTGCCCGCGGCGTTGCCTGGCTCGCCAACCGGCTGGCGCAATATGGCGATGGCATCGAGGCTGGACAGATCGTGCTGGCTGGTTCATTCATCCGCCCGATCGAGGCGCGGCACGGCGACACCATCCATGCCGATTTCGGCCCTTACGGCTCGGTCAGCCTCTATTTTGCATGAAGGAGCAAAGACATGCCGGCGCCTAAGAACCTCTTCAAGCAGGCCCTGAAAGAGGGGCGGGCGCAGATCGGTCTCTGGCAGGCGCTCGCCAGCCCCTATACGGTCGAAATCTGCGCCGGCGCCGGTTACGACTGGCTGCTGCTCGATGCCGAACATGCGCCAAACGACGTGCCGCTTCTCGCCTCGCAGCTGCAGGCGATGAAGGGATCGGCAAGCCATGCGGTGATCCGCCCGCCGGTCGGCGAAACCTGGATCATCAAGCAGATGCTCGATATCGGCGCGCAGACGCTGCTCATTCCGATGGTCGACAGCAGGGAGATGGCCGAAGCCATGGTGCGCGCCGTGCGTTATCCGCCGCAGGGTGTGCGCGGCGTCGGTGCTGCCCTTGCCCGCGCCTCCGATTTCAACCGCATTCCAGACTACCTCCAGACCGCCAATGACGAGATCTGCCTGCTGCTGCAGGTCGAAAGCCGCGCCGGGCTAGCCGCGCTCGACGCGATCGCCACGACCGACGGCGTCGACGGCGTCTTCATCGGCCCCTCCGATCTCGCCGCCGACATGGGCTATCTCGGCCGACCGGGCGCGCCCGAAGTGCAGGCCGAAGTCGAAAACGCGCTTGCCAGGATCCAGTCGCACGGCAAGGCCGCCGGCATCCTGATCGGCGATCTCGCCCTCTCCAAGCGCTACCTCGAACTCGGCGCCACCTTCGTCGCGATCGGCAACGACGTCATGCTGCTCGCCAATGCCACGGCCAAGCTGCTCGAAGACTTCCACAAAGCCGAAGCGGCCAGGCCGGCGGGCGACGTGAAGGTCTACTGACCTCACGCATCCCGCAGCGTTTTGCACGCTCAGTCAAAACGGACTGCACGCCTGGACAGGACGCCTCCCGGCCTTTCGACCATGATGATCGAAAGGTCCAGGAGGAAGAGATATGCGTTTCAGCAATAAGACGGCGCTGATCACCGGCGGCGGCACCGGCATCGGTGCTGCGGTCGCCCGGCGCATCCGTAGGGAAGGCGGCAATGTCGCGCTCGTCGGCCGGCGCCCCGAACCGCTTCGCGCCGTTGCCGATGAGATCGGCGCCAGCGTCATCACGGCCGATGCGGCTGACGGCGCCGCGATGCGGGAAGCACTCGAAACGGTCGTCGAGGACTTCGGCGGGCTCGACATTCTGATTGCCAATGCCGGCGGCCACGGTGTCGGGCCGACGATCAGCATGTCCGATGAGACCTGGGACCTCGCCATCCGGCTGAACCTCAACACTGCCTTTGTCAGCGCTCGCGAATGCCTACCGCATCTGATCCGCAGCAAGGGCAATATCGTCGTTCTCGCGTCGATCGCCGGGCTGTTCGCCGGGCCGGATGCGGCTGGTTACGTCACGATGAAGCACGGTTGCATCGGGCTTGCGAAGTCGCTGGCGCGCGACTACGGCCGCAAGGGCGTGCGCACCAACACGGTCTGCCCGGGGTGGGTGAGGACGGCGATGGCTGACGAGCAGATGCAGGCCGTGGTCGAAAAATTCAAGCTCAGGAATATCGACGAGGCCTACGCGCTCGTTACCAAGGATGTGCCGCTCGGCCGACCGGCCACCGCAAACGACGTGGCCGGCGCGGTCTGCTTTCTCGCCTCGGCTGAGGCGGCGATGATCAACGGCGCCGTCCTGACCGTCGATGGCGGCGCCGGCACCGTCGACCTGCCGACCCTTGCGTTTGCGGAATGATATGAGGAGGAGAGAGCGATGAACGACAAGCCGAAGGATTGGAAGACTTACGACGAATTCGCCTATGGCATCGACACCAACCGGCTGCCGGCAACGGAGGCGCTAGCCGGCTCTGTCCATAGGGTCAACTTCGACGATGGTCGTCGGCTCGAACTTTCCTTCGGCAAGGGTGAGGTCCGCTGGTCCGACGGCAAGGAAAGCGCGACCGACAGGGCTGAGGTGATCGAGGTTGCGTCGAATGCCTATTTCGTCGAGATCGTCTTTGCCGGCCGGCCGCAGGAAGCCGAAACGCTGATCGTCAATGTTCAGACCCGCCGAGCGCTTTCG
This window harbors:
- the hpaI gene encoding 4-hydroxy-2-oxoheptanedioate aldolase gives rise to the protein MPAPKNLFKQALKEGRAQIGLWQALASPYTVEICAGAGYDWLLLDAEHAPNDVPLLASQLQAMKGSASHAVIRPPVGETWIIKQMLDIGAQTLLIPMVDSREMAEAMVRAVRYPPQGVRGVGAALARASDFNRIPDYLQTANDEICLLLQVESRAGLAALDAIATTDGVDGVFIGPSDLAADMGYLGRPGAPEVQAEVENALARIQSHGKAAGILIGDLALSKRYLELGATFVAIGNDVMLLANATAKLLEDFHKAEAARPAGDVKVY
- a CDS encoding SDR family NAD(P)-dependent oxidoreductase translates to MRFSNKTALITGGGTGIGAAVARRIRREGGNVALVGRRPEPLRAVADEIGASVITADAADGAAMREALETVVEDFGGLDILIANAGGHGVGPTISMSDETWDLAIRLNLNTAFVSARECLPHLIRSKGNIVVLASIAGLFAGPDAAGYVTMKHGCIGLAKSLARDYGRKGVRTNTVCPGWVRTAMADEQMQAVVEKFKLRNIDEAYALVTKDVPLGRPATANDVAGAVCFLASAEAAMINGAVLTVDGGAGTVDLPTLAFAE